A stretch of the Maridesulfovibrio bastinii DSM 16055 genome encodes the following:
- a CDS encoding YajQ family cyclic di-GMP-binding protein, whose product MPSFDIVSEVDIQEVDNAVNNTVKEVDTRYDFRGIETTIDLNKKDRTISLVTGDEMKVKAVRDMLITHFTRRKVDSRVLEFGEYEPTSKGQLKQLIKLKEGISKEDAKKVTKIIKDSKLKVQPSIQDNQIRVTGKKLDDLQAVISLVRDCDVDLPFQFVNMKK is encoded by the coding sequence ATGCCTTCTTTTGATATCGTAAGTGAAGTTGATATTCAGGAAGTCGATAATGCAGTAAATAATACTGTAAAGGAAGTTGATACCCGCTATGATTTTCGCGGGATAGAAACAACTATAGATCTTAATAAAAAAGACAGAACCATTTCTCTCGTAACCGGGGATGAAATGAAAGTTAAAGCTGTGCGTGACATGCTGATCACTCATTTTACAAGGCGCAAAGTTGACTCGCGTGTTCTCGAATTCGGTGAGTATGAGCCTACTTCCAAAGGTCAGCTCAAGCAGCTCATCAAGTTGAAAGAGGGAATATCTAAAGAGGATGCTAAAAAAGTTACGAAAATTATTAAAGATTCTAAGCTTAAAGTGCAGCCGTCAATTCAGGATAACCAGATTAGAGTTACCGGAAAAAAATTAGATGATCTTCAGGCTGTCATTTCGTTAGTCAGAGATTGTGATGTTGACCTGCCGTTTCAGTTTGTGAATATGAAAAAATAA